A DNA window from Balneolaceae bacterium contains the following coding sequences:
- a CDS encoding LysM peptidoglycan-binding domain-containing protein, translated as MQKTILTALVLFLTASWTPLAAQNGSDDGSHTHEPQADTLDLDLLAVPIQKQLLPLTNPMLSGIAAGDSLGPETPPERRPLDDFQKDVMVRVADIYRMQVNAIDAQVNDNPLEAEEQLTRALNSMQGLLEDYPEVQDDRRFAELYRSLMTEYRSFYGIEEPANEAEGEIFAIQDELFSGEDDWMNDSYSLPEDITTPRTEVPLVQNEQVNRTLLYYTMRVPEVMETWLERSEKYFPMMRRIFREEGVPTELVHLAMIESGLNPNARSWAAAVGMWQFIGATGRMYGLEANWWMDERRDPEKATRAAARHLRDLHNIWGDWHLAMANYNISPRGLKRAIRAAGEEDYWAAYPFLPRETRNYVPGFIAATMVAMNPTEFGFQEEYEGEPYDYEVMEVDPLMPLEALAEAAGITTEQLEEYNPELLRWATPPGRKYPLKLPVGARQTLASNYDQIPQEERSRNVTMHTVSRGENLGYIANRYGTTVRSLFETNENLSSTIHPGQKIVVPLPPGGSGEIAANRPSNQGRSSAPSTRQQRSAPANSAAMNYTVKSGDTIGHIAEWYDVRSFEIRGWNNTSNTIHVGQDLTVYVPEGQQAYYRQVNSMSYDRKQQIEREQRSGTNVVQAYMDSSEGEAETIRYQVKANDTLSEIAINFGISVDQLKRLNNLSGNRIFEGQTLRINQPN; from the coding sequence ATGCAGAAAACGATACTGACCGCTCTAGTCCTTTTCCTGACCGCAAGCTGGACGCCCCTGGCGGCTCAAAACGGATCCGATGACGGGTCCCATACCCACGAACCGCAGGCCGATACCCTGGATCTCGATCTGCTGGCCGTTCCCATTCAGAAGCAACTGCTACCCCTCACCAATCCCATGCTCTCGGGCATCGCCGCCGGCGACAGCCTCGGCCCCGAGACGCCCCCCGAGCGGCGCCCGCTGGACGATTTTCAGAAGGACGTCATGGTGCGTGTGGCCGACATCTACCGCATGCAGGTGAATGCCATTGACGCCCAGGTCAATGACAACCCTCTGGAGGCGGAGGAACAGCTTACCCGCGCCCTCAACAGTATGCAGGGACTGCTGGAAGACTATCCCGAGGTGCAGGACGACCGGCGATTCGCCGAACTCTACCGCTCCCTGATGACCGAGTACCGCTCGTTCTACGGCATCGAGGAGCCGGCCAACGAGGCGGAGGGTGAGATTTTCGCCATACAGGACGAACTTTTTTCCGGTGAGGACGACTGGATGAACGATAGCTACTCGCTCCCCGAAGACATCACTACGCCCAGAACCGAGGTACCCCTGGTCCAGAACGAACAGGTGAATCGCACGCTGCTCTACTACACCATGCGCGTGCCCGAGGTGATGGAGACCTGGCTGGAGCGTTCCGAGAAGTATTTTCCCATGATGCGCCGCATCTTCCGTGAGGAGGGCGTGCCCACCGAGCTGGTGCACCTGGCCATGATCGAAAGCGGGCTCAATCCCAACGCGCGGAGCTGGGCGGCCGCCGTGGGCATGTGGCAGTTCATTGGCGCCACCGGGCGCATGTACGGACTTGAGGCTAACTGGTGGATGGACGAGCGCCGCGATCCCGAGAAGGCCACCCGTGCTGCGGCGCGCCACCTGCGCGACCTGCACAATATCTGGGGCGACTGGCACCTGGCCATGGCCAATTATAATATCAGTCCCAGGGGACTCAAGCGCGCCATACGGGCCGCCGGGGAGGAGGACTACTGGGCCGCGTATCCCTTTCTGCCGCGGGAGACCCGCAACTACGTGCCCGGCTTTATTGCCGCCACCATGGTGGCCATGAACCCCACCGAGTTCGGCTTCCAGGAGGAGTACGAAGGAGAGCCCTACGACTACGAAGTCATGGAGGTGGATCCCCTCATGCCGCTGGAGGCGCTGGCCGAGGCCGCCGGCATCACCACCGAACAGCTCGAGGAGTACAACCCCGAGCTGTTGCGCTGGGCCACTCCGCCCGGACGCAAGTACCCGCTCAAGCTGCCTGTTGGCGCGCGCCAGACGCTGGCTTCGAACTACGACCAGATTCCCCAGGAGGAGCGCAGCCGCAACGTCACCATGCACACCGTCAGCCGCGGGGAGAACCTGGGCTATATCGCCAACCGCTATGGCACCACGGTACGCAGCCTCTTTGAAACCAACGAGAATCTCTCCTCCACTATCCATCCCGGTCAGAAGATTGTGGTGCCCCTGCCGCCCGGCGGCTCCGGCGAAATAGCCGCCAACCGTCCCTCCAACCAGGGACGCAGCAGCGCCCCGAGTACCCGCCAGCAGCGTTCGGCCCCGGCCAATTCTGCCGCCATGAACTATACGGTCAAGAGCGGGGACACCATCGGGCACATCGCCGAATGGTACGACGTGCGGTCTTTTGAGATCCGCGGCTGGAACAACACGAGCAACACCATCCACGTGGGACAGGATCTGACCGTCTATGTGCCGGAAGGCCAGCAGGCCTACTACCGCCAGGTGAACAGCATGTCTTATGACCGCAAGCAGCAGATTGAGCGGGAGCAGCGCTCCGGTACCAACGTGGTGCAGGCCTATATGGATTCCTCGGAAGGCGAGGCCGAAACCATAAGGTACCAGGTGAAGGCTAACGACACGCTGAGTGAGATCGCCATTAATTTCGGCATCTCGGTGGACCAGCTGAAGCGACTCAACAACCTTTCGGGCAACCGCATTTTCGAGGGACAGACTCTCCGCATCAACCAGCCCAACTAA
- a CDS encoding S41 family peptidase, translated as MKLLRKSAATLLAAVLLVTAVGAVRNPDIFFLIKKNFTIFSEVYREVSLNYVEEVDPERLMQRGIRSMLETLDPYTVFVDEAQSQQMEIMSRGSYGGVGLEVGFRGDRVVVIAPTDGHSAQRQGIRTGDEIIAVDGVDISGYAPDEIRNMTSGEPGTTVTVTVRRYGMDEPLTFELTRERIEVHNVAYRSRVGPEGNIAYIQLNRFGQNAADEVRTAFNELREEGELRGLILDVRNNPGGLLGEAVGIVDKFIAPGLTVVETRGRSEEHTDRYASSEPALAADLPVVVLQNGGSASASEIVAGALQDYDRAVVMGERSFGKGLVQIVRPLSYNTSLRITTSRYYIPSGRSIQSMDYAAGDSAASPDSTHRAFTTRNGRTVYDGEGIAPDVEVTAPQPTALQTALQQQNHIFFFANRYASEHPGMPGESEIPAVYEDFREYLEEASFSYRVPADAYLDQVDSAVQDSEASSHVAALRELVDKRKRQNFEEERSRLETLLYRELLLRYRDQQSRIAFSLDRDPLMGRAVELLGDGDRYRSILQLGN; from the coding sequence ATGAAGCTGCTGAGGAAGAGCGCCGCAACGCTGCTGGCCGCCGTACTGCTTGTTACGGCAGTTGGAGCGGTACGGAACCCCGATATCTTCTTCCTCATCAAGAAGAACTTCACCATCTTCAGCGAGGTCTACCGCGAGGTCTCCCTCAACTACGTGGAGGAAGTGGACCCTGAGCGCCTCATGCAGCGGGGCATTCGATCCATGCTGGAGACGCTTGACCCCTACACCGTCTTCGTGGACGAGGCGCAGAGCCAGCAGATGGAAATCATGTCTCGCGGCAGCTACGGCGGCGTGGGACTGGAGGTGGGTTTCCGGGGTGACCGCGTGGTGGTCATCGCGCCCACGGACGGCCATTCCGCCCAGCGGCAGGGCATCCGTACCGGCGACGAGATCATAGCCGTAGACGGCGTGGATATAAGCGGCTACGCGCCCGACGAGATTCGCAATATGACCTCCGGGGAGCCCGGCACCACGGTGACTGTCACCGTGCGTCGCTACGGCATGGACGAACCGCTGACTTTTGAGTTGACCCGCGAGCGCATCGAGGTGCACAACGTGGCCTACCGCTCGCGGGTGGGGCCGGAGGGCAACATTGCCTACATCCAGCTCAACCGCTTCGGCCAAAATGCCGCCGACGAGGTGCGCACGGCCTTCAATGAGCTGCGGGAGGAGGGCGAGCTCCGGGGACTGATCCTGGACGTGCGCAACAATCCCGGTGGACTCCTGGGCGAGGCGGTGGGCATCGTAGACAAGTTCATCGCGCCGGGGCTCACGGTGGTGGAGACGCGAGGCCGCAGCGAGGAGCATACCGATCGTTACGCCAGCAGCGAGCCGGCCCTGGCGGCCGACCTGCCGGTGGTGGTCCTGCAGAACGGCGGCAGCGCCAGCGCCTCGGAGATTGTGGCCGGTGCCCTTCAGGATTACGACCGCGCCGTGGTCATGGGCGAGCGCAGCTTCGGCAAGGGACTGGTGCAGATCGTGCGCCCTCTCTCCTACAACACCTCTCTGCGCATCACCACTTCCAGGTATTATATCCCCAGCGGACGCAGTATTCAGTCGATGGACTACGCGGCTGGCGACAGCGCCGCCTCCCCCGACTCCACTCATCGCGCCTTCACTACGCGCAACGGCCGCACGGTCTACGACGGGGAGGGCATCGCGCCCGACGTGGAGGTGACCGCCCCGCAGCCCACAGCCCTGCAGACCGCCCTTCAGCAGCAGAACCACATCTTCTTTTTCGCCAACCGCTACGCCTCCGAGCATCCCGGAATGCCGGGTGAGTCGGAGATTCCAGCCGTCTACGAGGACTTCCGCGAATACCTGGAGGAGGCGTCCTTCAGCTACCGTGTGCCCGCCGATGCCTACCTGGACCAGGTGGACTCGGCCGTTCAGGACAGCGAGGCCTCCTCTCACGTGGCCGCCCTCCGCGAGCTGGTGGACAAGCGCAAGCGGCAGAATTTCGAGGAGGAGCGCAGCCGCCTGGAGACCCTGCTCTACCGGGAGCTGCTGCTCCGCTACCGTGACCAGCAGTCGCGCATCGCCTTTAGCCTGGACCGCGATCCCCTGATGGGGCGGGCCGTGGAGTTGCTGGGCGACGGCGATCGCTACCGAAGCATCCTTCAATTGGGGAACTGA